One genomic window of Branchiostoma lanceolatum isolate klBraLanc5 chromosome 5, klBraLanc5.hap2, whole genome shotgun sequence includes the following:
- the LOC136434590 gene encoding uncharacterized protein isoform X1, whose product MKRCFRNTRRFQPRTYSSAVLDWVADTMAAAAGVRERLYGTIYGQCIGDAIGLLTDFMTKNQATQVYPDPLEYHMKVADGHRDSWAVGDWTDDSDQMILIMQTLANSKGKVDKTTVCDFAQRLYRWTVEGFPELGDKGGCVLEQTTQRVLKQKSFTQNPHYAALQVWQKSGGTSAPNGAVMRTSILGVHNHKDLQTVINNTRAFCLTTHADPRCVASCVAVTTAIALMLQGWRDVSAIARESFELAQAQLPAGNDAMRQELMTCMQVRDLRTLHLDETDTVGYTYKALGAGFWALRQRSFRDTIIQIAMEGGNAATNSAVAGALLGCRLGRDRLRGPWLYGLRHKHWLDDQIQTYLRAVNFLSMSLGGAKRQKQPPEVDQWLMDIIDRERRDKDGGNEQTDREPHGMGTKARGKNELPTSSGRPQMIIGPPAENQNDEDSPSPDFEIQSLERVSTTEWEGDGRRSSERQKGPVGQKLRISPLGRYGTDGRTESSSDGGQRVRNRYTDGKPTGPRLGPLEEYTSRVHPGNIDKRTSSEFSYTRRPALTERIAFPQDRTSSQYRKGSLPRDVNQYRKLTNIPGHNFDKSEESITMWPRRIPSPPYSRQSSPLVEDVRATGNLSRHARHSLPPDLKSLLQQSEKGVNKLNSTRMNGEEHRRNVQRSSSLPTDREYASDTANTGLERLKHSHPSLTLSSTFPGQGADRRRARSDDVYVRQGRAVPYTRSVSPARHVSFSSHR is encoded by the exons GTTTACCCCGATCCCCTGGAGTACCACATGAAGGTCGCGGATGGACACAGAGACAGCTGGGCGGTGGGAGACTGGACGGACGACAGCGATCAGATGATCCTCATCATGCAGACACTCGCCAACTCTAAGGGAAAG GTGGACAAGACCACGGTTTGTGATTTCGCCCAGCGACTGTACCGGTGGACAGTGGAGGGGTTTCCCGAGCTGGGTGACAAGGGCGGCTGTGTCCTGGAGCAAACGACCCAGAGGGTCCTGAAACAGAAGAGCTTTACACAGAACCCACATTAC GCAGCCCTGCAGGTTTGGCAGAAGAGCGGCGGAACGTCAGCGCCTAACGGGGCCGTGATGAGAACCTCCATCCTCGGAGTTCATAACCACAAAGACCTTCAGACTGTCATCAACAACACCCGGGCGTTCTGTCTAACCACGCATGCAGATCCAAG GTGCGTGGCGTCTTGCGTTGCCGTGACGACGGCCATCGCACTGATGCTGCAAGGGTGGCGGGACGTGTCGGCCATCGCCAGAGAGAGCTTCGAACTGGCGCAGGCGCAACTGCCTGCAGGAAATGATGCAATG AGACAAGAGTTGATGACGTGCATGCAGGTGCGGGATCTGCGCACGCTCCACCTGGACGAGACAGACACGGTTGGTTACACGTACAAGGCGCTAGGAGCCGGTTTCTGGGCGCTAAGGCAGCGGAGCTTCAGGGATACCATCATACAAATCGCCATGGAG GGGGGCAATGCTGCCACTAACAGCGCGGTGGCCGGTGCGCTGCTGGGCTGCAGGCTGGGGAGGGACAGACTGCGGGGACCCTGGCTGTACGGACTGCGCCACAAGCACTGGCTGGACGATCAGATACAAAC GTATCTTCGTGCAGTCAACTTCCTTTCAATGTCGCTAGGGGGCGCTAAGCGTCAAAAGCAGCCGCCTGAAGTAGACCAATGGCTGATGGACATCATAGACAGAGAGAGGCGGGACAAAGACGGTGGAAATGAGCAGACAGATAGAGAACCACACGGAATGGGCACAAAAGCACGTGGGAAAAACGAGTTGCCAACATCTTCTGGGCGCCCGCAGATGATAATAGGTCCCCCCGCGGAAAACCAAAATGATGAGGACAGTCCGTCTCCCGATTTTGAAATACAGTCCTTGGAAAGAGTATCCACAACAGAATGGGAGGGAGACGGTAGGAGGTCATCGGAGAGACAGAAGGGGCCCGTGGGGCAGAAGTTACGTATAAGCCCGCTTGGAAGATACGGTACGGACGGTAGAACAGAATCGAGTTCGGACGGGGGCCAGCGGGTACGGAACAGATACACGGACGGCAAACCCACGGGCCCTCGACTGGGTCCACTGGAAGAATACACCAGCAGGGTACACCCCGGTAACATAGACAAAAGAACGAGCAGCGAGTTTAGCTACACCAGGCGGCCAGCACTTACAGAAAGAATCGCGTTCCCACAGGACAGAACTTCCTCCCAATATCGCAAGGGGTCACTGCCGCGAGATGTGAACCAGTACAGAAAACTAACGAACATACCTGGACACAATTTTGATAAATCTGAAGAATCTATAACGATGTGGCCGCGCAGAATTCCCTCCCCTCCATACTCAAGACAGTCGTCTCCTTTAGTTGAAGATGTCAGGGCTACTGGCAACCTTTCCCGGCACGCTAGACACTCCCTCCCGCCCGATCTCAAGTCGCTACTACAGCAGAGCGAAAAGGGAGTTAATAAACTGAACTCAACTCGGATGAATGGTGAAGAACATCGGCGTAACGTTCAACGTTCTAGCTCGCTTCCTACCGACCGTGAGTACGCTTCAGACACGGCAAATACTGGGCTTGAAAGGTTGAAACATTCTCACCCAAGTTTGACTTTAAGTTCTACTTTTCCTGGACAAGGGGCAGATCGGAGGAGAGCTCGATCGGACGATGTTTATGTGAGACAGGGGCGGGCGGTTCCCTATACACGCTCCGTCTCTCCTGCACGACATGTCAGCTTCTCGAGTCATAGGTGA
- the LOC136434590 gene encoding uncharacterized protein isoform X2, with protein sequence MAAAAGVRERLYGTIYGQCIGDAIGLLTDFMTKNQATQVYPDPLEYHMKVADGHRDSWAVGDWTDDSDQMILIMQTLANSKGKVDKTTVCDFAQRLYRWTVEGFPELGDKGGCVLEQTTQRVLKQKSFTQNPHYAALQVWQKSGGTSAPNGAVMRTSILGVHNHKDLQTVINNTRAFCLTTHADPRCVASCVAVTTAIALMLQGWRDVSAIARESFELAQAQLPAGNDAMRQELMTCMQVRDLRTLHLDETDTVGYTYKALGAGFWALRQRSFRDTIIQIAMEGGNAATNSAVAGALLGCRLGRDRLRGPWLYGLRHKHWLDDQIQTYLRAVNFLSMSLGGAKRQKQPPEVDQWLMDIIDRERRDKDGGNEQTDREPHGMGTKARGKNELPTSSGRPQMIIGPPAENQNDEDSPSPDFEIQSLERVSTTEWEGDGRRSSERQKGPVGQKLRISPLGRYGTDGRTESSSDGGQRVRNRYTDGKPTGPRLGPLEEYTSRVHPGNIDKRTSSEFSYTRRPALTERIAFPQDRTSSQYRKGSLPRDVNQYRKLTNIPGHNFDKSEESITMWPRRIPSPPYSRQSSPLVEDVRATGNLSRHARHSLPPDLKSLLQQSEKGVNKLNSTRMNGEEHRRNVQRSSSLPTDREYASDTANTGLERLKHSHPSLTLSSTFPGQGADRRRARSDDVYVRQGRAVPYTRSVSPARHVSFSSHR encoded by the exons GTTTACCCCGATCCCCTGGAGTACCACATGAAGGTCGCGGATGGACACAGAGACAGCTGGGCGGTGGGAGACTGGACGGACGACAGCGATCAGATGATCCTCATCATGCAGACACTCGCCAACTCTAAGGGAAAG GTGGACAAGACCACGGTTTGTGATTTCGCCCAGCGACTGTACCGGTGGACAGTGGAGGGGTTTCCCGAGCTGGGTGACAAGGGCGGCTGTGTCCTGGAGCAAACGACCCAGAGGGTCCTGAAACAGAAGAGCTTTACACAGAACCCACATTAC GCAGCCCTGCAGGTTTGGCAGAAGAGCGGCGGAACGTCAGCGCCTAACGGGGCCGTGATGAGAACCTCCATCCTCGGAGTTCATAACCACAAAGACCTTCAGACTGTCATCAACAACACCCGGGCGTTCTGTCTAACCACGCATGCAGATCCAAG GTGCGTGGCGTCTTGCGTTGCCGTGACGACGGCCATCGCACTGATGCTGCAAGGGTGGCGGGACGTGTCGGCCATCGCCAGAGAGAGCTTCGAACTGGCGCAGGCGCAACTGCCTGCAGGAAATGATGCAATG AGACAAGAGTTGATGACGTGCATGCAGGTGCGGGATCTGCGCACGCTCCACCTGGACGAGACAGACACGGTTGGTTACACGTACAAGGCGCTAGGAGCCGGTTTCTGGGCGCTAAGGCAGCGGAGCTTCAGGGATACCATCATACAAATCGCCATGGAG GGGGGCAATGCTGCCACTAACAGCGCGGTGGCCGGTGCGCTGCTGGGCTGCAGGCTGGGGAGGGACAGACTGCGGGGACCCTGGCTGTACGGACTGCGCCACAAGCACTGGCTGGACGATCAGATACAAAC GTATCTTCGTGCAGTCAACTTCCTTTCAATGTCGCTAGGGGGCGCTAAGCGTCAAAAGCAGCCGCCTGAAGTAGACCAATGGCTGATGGACATCATAGACAGAGAGAGGCGGGACAAAGACGGTGGAAATGAGCAGACAGATAGAGAACCACACGGAATGGGCACAAAAGCACGTGGGAAAAACGAGTTGCCAACATCTTCTGGGCGCCCGCAGATGATAATAGGTCCCCCCGCGGAAAACCAAAATGATGAGGACAGTCCGTCTCCCGATTTTGAAATACAGTCCTTGGAAAGAGTATCCACAACAGAATGGGAGGGAGACGGTAGGAGGTCATCGGAGAGACAGAAGGGGCCCGTGGGGCAGAAGTTACGTATAAGCCCGCTTGGAAGATACGGTACGGACGGTAGAACAGAATCGAGTTCGGACGGGGGCCAGCGGGTACGGAACAGATACACGGACGGCAAACCCACGGGCCCTCGACTGGGTCCACTGGAAGAATACACCAGCAGGGTACACCCCGGTAACATAGACAAAAGAACGAGCAGCGAGTTTAGCTACACCAGGCGGCCAGCACTTACAGAAAGAATCGCGTTCCCACAGGACAGAACTTCCTCCCAATATCGCAAGGGGTCACTGCCGCGAGATGTGAACCAGTACAGAAAACTAACGAACATACCTGGACACAATTTTGATAAATCTGAAGAATCTATAACGATGTGGCCGCGCAGAATTCCCTCCCCTCCATACTCAAGACAGTCGTCTCCTTTAGTTGAAGATGTCAGGGCTACTGGCAACCTTTCCCGGCACGCTAGACACTCCCTCCCGCCCGATCTCAAGTCGCTACTACAGCAGAGCGAAAAGGGAGTTAATAAACTGAACTCAACTCGGATGAATGGTGAAGAACATCGGCGTAACGTTCAACGTTCTAGCTCGCTTCCTACCGACCGTGAGTACGCTTCAGACACGGCAAATACTGGGCTTGAAAGGTTGAAACATTCTCACCCAAGTTTGACTTTAAGTTCTACTTTTCCTGGACAAGGGGCAGATCGGAGGAGAGCTCGATCGGACGATGTTTATGTGAGACAGGGGCGGGCGGTTCCCTATACACGCTCCGTCTCTCCTGCACGACATGTCAGCTTCTCGAGTCATAGGTGA